A region from the Silene latifolia isolate original U9 population chromosome 7, ASM4854445v1, whole genome shotgun sequence genome encodes:
- the LOC141593087 gene encoding uncharacterized protein LOC141593087 — MGSRYEDFEEGEVWGVLGDNNNSNNNGKVIRKSMKDSTFFTTNNNSSSSRNSTVVNAPRMIPRSSPTEAVNNKQSSAPLDIPDWSKIYGHTSKKKNGTSSSSSSSSSSTWLNNVNNDVMVNGHHHHHNDHDGYYSNHTNGNGYNGNGYDGNCYGYGHGHHDDDDGDDNDDDDMVPPHEYLARKLARNQISSFSVYEGIGRTLKGRDLSKVRNTILSKTGFLE, encoded by the coding sequence ATGGGTTCAAGGTATGAAGATTTTGAAGAAGGAGAAGTATGGGGAGTTCTTGgagataataataatagtaataataatggtaaaGTAATTAGAAAAAGTATGAAAGATTCAACCTTTTTCACTACTAATAATAATTCTTCATCATCAAGGAATTCTACTGTGGTAAATGCTCCAAGAATGATCCCAAGATCATCACCAACTGAGGCAGTAAATAATAAACAATCATCTGCTCCTTTGGACATCCCTGATTGGTCCAAAATTTATGGTCATacatcaaagaagaagaatggtacatcatcatcatcatcatcatcatcatcatcaacatggcTTAATAATGTTAATAATGATGTTATGGTTAAtggtcatcatcatcatcataatgaCCATGATGGGTATTATAGTAACCATACCAATGGTAATGGATATAATGGTAATGGGTATGATGGTAATTGTTATGGTTATGGTCATGGGcatcatgatgatgatgatggtgatgataatgatgatgatgacatggtaCCACCACATGAATACCTTGCTAGGAAATTAGCAAGGAATCAAATATCATCATTTTCTGTTTATGAAGGAATTGGAAGGACTCTCAAAGGTAGAGACCTTAGTAAGGTGAGGAACACTATTTTGTCAAAAACCGGCTTTTTAGAGTAA